Genomic window (Candidatus Aenigmatarchaeota archaeon):
TATTTCTCCAATAAATTTATTTTTTATCAACTTTTCCACATCTTCCCTATTTACATCTTTGTGTAAGTAGATAATTCCTTCGTATTCTTTATCAGATTCCATTAGAAATTTCAATATCTTCGTGGCTTCTCCTAGGGCAATCACCAAAACTCCGGAAGCCTTTGGATCAAGTGTACCGCTATGGCCAACTTTTTTTAAATTAAATAAATTCATTATCTTTCGGTCAATTTCATGGCAAAAAATACCAGAAGGTTTGTTGACATTTATCACACTAAAATTAATCAAATCATCTATATCTTTTGATTGCATATATAAAAATTAAAATAAAAAGAATTATAAAAGAAAGAGATTCTCACCATCAGTATTGATCTTTCCAGTCTCCAAAAGTTTTGTTTTAATTTTCTCGTATCTTTCCGGATGTATGTTTAATATTTGAGCCATTTTTAATACTTTCTCTTCGTGAGCACAACCATTTTGTTGGCAACTCTGCTTGATTAGTTTTAGTATAACCTCTTCCTCTGACATTTAATCACCTCTTGGTATAAAAAAAAGAAAAAAAGGGAGGGGGTGTATTTCTTTAGAAATAGCTCTCCCTTTAAGCATCATCTTATGACATCAATTCCAAGAGCGTGATCAAGTTCTCTGAATACAGGTTTTTCCTTTGCCACTGGTCCAAGTATGTATGGTGATTGTACACCAGTCAATATTGTTATTACTTGTATCTTTCCTGTAAATTCGGGTAAAATTCTCGCACCCCAGATTACCTGTGCTGATGGATCCAAGTGTTGCGAAACACACTCACCTATTGCATTTACTTCATCCAATTTAAGGTCATTTCCACCTGTTATATGTATCAATGCTCCTTGTGCTCCTGTGTAATCCACATCAAGTAATGGATTTGTCAAGGCTTTTGTTACTGCATCTATTGCTCTGTCTGAGCTGTTACTCTCACCCACACCTAATGCGGCTACACCACCTGCGTGCATTATAGCTTTGACATCAGCATAGTCTACATTTACTAGGGATGGGAGAGTTATTGTTTCTGTTATTCCTTTAACCATACTAGCAACTAGTTCATCTGCAACTGCAAATGCCTGTTGAAGTGGTAGGTTACCAGCGTATTTCAACAATCTATCATTCTCAATTACAATTACTGTGTCTGCAACCTGTCTCAATCTTGCAAGTCCCTCCTCTGCTTTTGCTATTCTAGCACCTTCTATCTTGAATGGCATAGTAGCAACACCTATTACTATTGCTCCCATTGATTTACAGATCTCGGCGACTATTGGGGCTGAACCAGTACCAGTACCACCACCTTCACCAACACAGATGAAGGCTAGATCTGTTCCTTCAGCAGCAGCCTTTATTTCATTTCTTGCTTCCTCTGCAGCTTTCCTACCTATATCAGGATAACCACCTGCACCTAAACCTCTTGTTAATTCCTTACCAATTAGTATCTTTTTATCAGCTTTACCAACTGTCAAGTGTTTAGCATCAGTGTTCAATGATACTGTTGTCGCACCTTGTACACCCATTTCTGTTAAACGAGTGATTGTGTTTTGACCTGCACCACCACAGCCGAAAACTACTATTCTTGCTTTTTTTACTGAAAATCCGAATTCTTCTTCTGCTAATTTAAAGTAATCCAAATTGGATTTTGTGGCACCAGAGTTAGATTGGAGTTTAAATCTTTCTTCCAATCCCCTTGAAGAACCATAACCACCATAGTCTCCTTGGTAGTTAGAACTCCTCAAGGCATTCTCAATTATTGAATTCATTATATATCAACCCTCCTATTTTTTATTTCTTATATTTCGGTTTGCCGAAATTTTTTTAATATTCATTTGTTGAATATTATTTCTAAGAATAAGTTGAAGTTCCACAACTTAACTAACTAAAACTAATTTGTTTTAGGTCGAGAATAAGTTAAGTTCCACGAAAGTTCCACAATTTAAGTTCCAATTATTAATTTCTTTATTCTATTTAAATATTAATATTATACTTGATAACCTATTTTTCTCTTGAATTTCTTATGGAAATATGACATTTAAGAATTATTTCTTATGGATTTCCTTTGGAAAAAGGGGATTTTCATTTAAATTGATTTAAATTTTAACCTCAAATTTAATTTAGTGGTTTTGATGAAAAAACTAATAATTTTGGTCTTTGTCATCTTCTTTATAAATCCAGTTAATGGATACTATGAATCATTTGCCAAT
Coding sequences:
- the ftsZ gene encoding cell division protein FtsZ, giving the protein MNSIIENALRSSNYQGDYGGYGSSRGLEERFKLQSNSGATKSNLDYFKLAEEEFGFSVKKARIVVFGCGGAGQNTITRLTEMGVQGATTVSLNTDAKHLTVGKADKKILIGKELTRGLGAGGYPDIGRKAAEEARNEIKAAAEGTDLAFICVGEGGGTGTGSAPIVAEICKSMGAIVIGVATMPFKIEGARIAKAEEGLARLRQVADTVIVIENDRLLKYAGNLPLQQAFAVADELVASMVKGITETITLPSLVNVDYADVKAIMHAGGVAALGVGESNSSDRAIDAVTKALTNPLLDVDYTGAQGALIHITGGNDLKLDEVNAIGECVSQHLDPSAQVIWGARILPEFTGKIQVITILTGVQSPYILGPVAKEKPVFRELDHALGIDVIR